The Bacteriovorax sp. Seq25_V genome window below encodes:
- a CDS encoding rhodanese-like domain-containing protein — MKNFLTVVFILLFFTSCINPRSYENQPQIIDAMTKSIRIKFPNVTTVTAEKLMTILSEKSDLNILVDSRDIREQKISMIPGAITRQQFEKIKKGLLGKNIYIYSTIGGDASEYASKLMNQGFKAFNLNGGTLAWAQAGYYFDNQGEQTRKLGIENEAWNILPKDYQGVFP, encoded by the coding sequence TTAACTGTAGTATTTATTTTATTATTTTTTACAAGTTGCATTAACCCAAGAAGCTATGAGAATCAGCCTCAAATCATTGATGCAATGACCAAGTCAATTAGAATTAAATTTCCAAATGTCACCACAGTTACAGCTGAAAAACTAATGACGATTCTCTCTGAAAAATCAGACCTCAATATTCTTGTCGATTCAAGAGACATAAGAGAACAGAAGATCAGCATGATTCCAGGGGCAATCACTCGTCAGCAATTTGAAAAAATAAAGAAAGGTCTTCTTGGAAAAAATATTTATATATATTCAACGATTGGTGGAGATGCTAGCGAATATGCAAGTAAACTAATGAACCAAGGCTTTAAGGCGTTCAACTTAAATGGTGGAACACTAGCTTGGGCACAGGCAGGTTATTACTTTGATAACCAAGGAGAACAAACTCGCAAGCTTGGAATTGAAAATGAAGCATGGAATATCCTTCCAAAGGACTATCAAGGGGTTTTCCCATAA